From the genome of Pristiophorus japonicus isolate sPriJap1 chromosome 18, sPriJap1.hap1, whole genome shotgun sequence:
ttcccagagcagctggtgatgattctgccattcacaccccatcttttgtttcttaacttgttccattaccatctcacttttgcccatcatctcttttgtctctctaatctcttctgccttctaccctatcacagaccttctcttttgttcattcctcccctccccctttcactgcccctgcacttccttaagaatccgttacatctcataagaacataagaattaggaacaggagtaggccatctagcccctcgagcctgctccgccattcaacaagatcatggctgatctggtcgtggactcagctccacttacccgcccactccccataacccttaatggttaaaaatctatctatctttgacttgaaaacattcaatgagtcagcctcaactgcttccttgggcagagaattccacagattcacaacccgctgggagaagaaattctttctcaactcggttttaaattggctcctccgtattttgaggctgtgccccctagttctagtctccccgaccagtggaaacaacctctctgcctctatcttgtctattcctttcatgattttaaatgtttctataagatcaaccttcatccttctgaactccaacgagtaaagacccagtctactcaatctatcatcataaggtaaccccctcatttctggaatcagcctagtgaatcgtctctgtaccccttccaaagctagtatatccttccttaagtaaggtgaccaaaactgcacgcagtactccaggtgcggccttaccaataccttatacagttgcagcaagacctccctgcttttgtactccatccctctcgcaatgaaggccaacattccatttgccttcctgattacctgctgcacctgcaaactaaccttttgggattcatccaggtcccctcctcgtaggactgctcctgggcacggccaagggtgccatcagccggtccaggcagcgggcggtcgagggggtcgttcaacctgactgcctgcctctcttctgctcttacatccggtccagggtgtccttggagatggagcacgcggtgtccaccggtacgctcgcggccttccgcgagaggtgggcaccggagggagtggggtgcatcatcacgcccggcaaccaaattttaatttgattttacgttttacagttaatttgttttaattgccggtgcttttagtgtccccttcccttttatagggggcactggggaaaaattgtgattttagtgcccaaaaaaaaaccaaaaaaagaaaaacacaaaaaaaacaaaaaaaaggggggaaaaaaagggccttgtaaatgtctggagtgtcacccaggtcgggtggcactctttaatgttttatgttttcgcaggtaaactcaaaagagtttcatccaggtccctctgcaccacagcatgttgtaatttctccccattcaaataatattcccttttactgtttttttccccaaggtggatgacctcacactttccgacattgtattccatctgccaaaccttagcccatttgcttaacctatccaaatctccttgcagcctctcagtcctctacacaacccgctttcccactaatagtgtcatctgcaaattttgttgcactacactctgtcccctcttctcggtcatctatgtatattgtaaacagttgtggtcccagcactgatccctgtggcacaccactaaccactgatttccaaccggaaaaggacccatttatcccgactctctgctttctgttcgccagccaattctctatccatgctaatacatttcctctgactccgcgtaactttatcttctgcagtaaccttttgtgtggcaccttatcgaatgccttttggaaatttaaatacaccagatccatcggtacacctctgtccaccatgctcgttatatcctcaaagaattccagtaagttagttaaacatgatttccctttcatgaatccatgctgcgtctgcttgattgcactattcctatccagatgtcccgctatttcttccttaatgataatttcaagtattttccccactacagatgttaaactaaccagcctatagttacctgccttttgcctgccccctttttttttttttttttaaacagaggcgttacattagctgctttccaatctgctggtacctccccagagtccagagaattttggtagattataacgaatgcatctgctataacttccgccatctcttttaataccggggatgcatttcatcaggaccaggggacttctcaaacttctccagttctgacgaagggtcacagacctgaaacgttaactcagtttctctccacagatgctgcctgacccgctgagattgccagcattttgtttttatttcagattccagcatccgcagcattttgcttttacaccaagtcccagtccatGTTGGCTTGGCTGAGAGGGCAGTGCGGGGGGAGGGGCTATGGTTGTTGGAAAGCATTGGGGACAGGACCAGACTTGGCTGTGATACCCTCCTCGAATACCGTCGTACTCACTGCCAGGCCGAGTGGTCCGTCTTCGATCCCCAACAccttctgggtggggggggggggggggggggggaagagaaactgaacaattgaggaCAAGAGCTTCAGAACCCCCTTTACCTAGCAGCTTGGCGACAGGTTTCGTCATGTGCGCCCCACAGCCCAGCCAATACTTGATCCTCTCGAAGTTCAAACTGACCAGCTTCTCGCTGAAGATGTTGGGCATGGGGTCGTACGATCCCAGTTGCTCCAGGTACTTGCCATCCCTGGCCCGTTTGTTGTGCGCGGCGACAATCCGGTAGAAGGGGCGATTGGTGCAGCCGCCCAGAGCCAGGCGGATGGACACATACCCCCGGTGATAATGTTTCAGCAGAATCGACGCTGAAAGAGAGGCAACACGAATACTTGATCTACAACGGCACAGGGATCAGCCACACCGAGATTGTACAGAGCTCCGCACCGCACCTTCAGAGCGGGAGTGTTGGGGGGCAGGCACCGAGAGAAAGAAAGGGATGAACTGGATGGGGAGGACCAAAGACAGACGTTTCAAGGAGGATTTTGAAGGAAGAGGGAGAGG
Proteins encoded in this window:
- the mrps16 gene encoding small ribosomal subunit protein bS16m; its protein translation is MVHLSSILLKHYHRGYVSIRLALGGCTNRPFYRIVAAHNKRARDGKYLEQLGSYDPMPNIFSEKLVSLNFERIKYWLGCGAHMTKPVAKLLGLSGFFPLHPMTVTGAERFHKKQALMAQAASEKGPVEAAGDEQLCLDPGESSTAPGDGH